A genome region from Pseudanabaena sp. Chao 1811 includes the following:
- a CDS encoding iron uptake porin, with the protein MKKISNLSVLLGLSVLAVATGANAETKSQAQLQSKDSQTTVLHSSLPTTEVKVNESETIRSINTELNRSKQEQVAQNVTSVSQLSDVKPTDWAFTALQSLVERYGCIAGYPDRTFRGKQATSRYEFAAGLNACLDKINEIISAGLADKVSKEDLATLQKLQEEFAAELATLRGRVDALDAKVAKLEAQQFSTTTKLSGLAFFNVTGASSGTVAGASGPNPNVTMSGLVWLTLNTSFTGKDSLVTQLAVGNGSSPYNNYAGGSFFNTTGVPFTDQTAGANANQFILRELSYTFPVFEKASIVVGPRVNFYKYFDANRFIYPWNTTFTSINNTLLTDAKRGAGAIFMTPLGNQFDFKVGYLADSREFVPGPTAASDPNQGLFGGTNNLTAEIGFKPSDAFKLRLIYSHGNISRLSPTTIGGTPSFQGIATVATGINNAQSDIFAANFDWLVTKGFGLFGRYGYGTTNINLTAGGSTNVNQYTFQIGAAFPDLFKEGAQGMISFTLPYKFGDSSNVITAGRGDDGTQYDLELSYIYPLTKNISLVPSAYFIFNPNNFSSNPTIFVGNLQAVFSF; encoded by the coding sequence ATGAAAAAAATTAGCAATCTTTCAGTCCTTTTAGGTCTGAGCGTTCTAGCTGTAGCTACGGGCGCAAATGCCGAGACCAAAAGTCAAGCTCAACTTCAATCTAAAGATTCTCAAACTACAGTACTACATTCATCTTTACCTACAACAGAAGTAAAGGTGAATGAATCCGAAACAATTCGGTCAATCAATACAGAACTGAATCGTTCCAAACAGGAACAGGTAGCCCAGAACGTTACTTCAGTATCTCAACTCAGTGATGTCAAACCTACGGATTGGGCTTTCACTGCTCTCCAGTCTCTAGTTGAGCGTTATGGCTGTATCGCTGGCTATCCTGATCGCACTTTTCGTGGCAAGCAAGCAACCAGTCGCTACGAATTTGCCGCAGGTTTGAATGCTTGTTTGGACAAGATCAACGAAATCATCTCCGCAGGTTTAGCTGACAAAGTTAGCAAGGAAGACCTCGCAACTTTACAAAAACTTCAAGAAGAATTTGCAGCGGAACTAGCTACACTCAGAGGTCGTGTTGATGCTCTAGATGCCAAAGTTGCCAAATTAGAAGCACAACAGTTTTCTACAACCACCAAACTCAGCGGTCTGGCATTTTTCAACGTTACAGGAGCTTCATCAGGCACTGTAGCTGGAGCTTCAGGTCCTAATCCTAATGTAACCATGAGTGGTTTAGTTTGGTTGACCCTCAATACCTCATTCACTGGTAAAGATTCATTAGTTACTCAGTTGGCTGTTGGTAATGGAAGTTCTCCATATAACAATTACGCAGGTGGTAGTTTCTTCAACACTACAGGCGTTCCATTTACAGATCAAACTGCTGGCGCTAATGCAAACCAGTTTATTTTGAGAGAGTTGTCCTACACTTTCCCTGTATTTGAGAAAGCTAGTATAGTTGTCGGTCCTCGTGTCAACTTCTACAAGTATTTCGATGCCAACCGCTTTATCTATCCTTGGAATACCACCTTCACCTCAATCAACAACACGTTGTTGACTGATGCTAAACGTGGCGCTGGCGCGATCTTCATGACTCCTTTAGGTAATCAATTTGATTTTAAAGTTGGTTATCTAGCTGATAGTAGAGAGTTTGTTCCAGGTCCTACGGCAGCATCCGACCCAAATCAAGGTTTATTTGGCGGAACCAACAATTTAACAGCTGAAATTGGGTTTAAACCAAGCGATGCCTTCAAGCTGCGACTCATCTACAGTCATGGAAATATTTCTAGACTCTCACCAACAACTATTGGTGGTACACCTTCTTTCCAAGGTATCGCCACTGTTGCTACTGGCATCAACAATGCTCAGTCGGATATTTTTGCAGCTAACTTTGATTGGTTGGTTACTAAAGGATTTGGCTTGTTTGGTCGATATGGATATGGAACTACTAACATTAATCTAACTGCTGGTGGTTCTACGAATGTCAACCAATATACCTTCCAGATTGGTGCAGCTTTCCCTGACTTGTTTAAAGAAGGTGCTCAAGGAATGATCTCCTTTACATTGCCTTACAAGTTTGGAGATAGCAGCAATGTCATCACTGCTGGTAGAGGAGATGATGGTACACAGTACGATCTCGAATTGTCCTACATCTATCCTTTGACCAAAAATATATCTTTGGTTCCTTCCGCTTATTTCATCTTTAATCCTAATAACTTCAGCAGCAATCCAACAATCTTTGTTGGTAACTTGCAAGCTGTGTTTAGCTTCTAA
- the tgt gene encoding tRNA guanosine(34) transglycosylase Tgt, with protein MNNFTFKLECQCCHTDARVGQFHTPHGVVSTPRFMPVGTLANVKTVTPAQLKDCKAEMVLANTYHLHLQPGEDIVAEAGGLHKFMNWDGPILTDSGGFQVFSLSEIRSISEEGVQFRSPRDGNMINLTPEKSIQIQNQLGADVIMAFDECAPYPATYEAVKLAGERTTRWLERCIKAHDRKDVQALFGIVQGGVYLDLRQKSARELIEFDLPGYAIGGVSVGEPPELIEKIVKATTPLLPTNKPRYLMGVGTYKEMAQAVAAGIDLFDCVIPTRLARHNVALVRGDRWNLKNQKFKRDFEQLDRDCPCYTCQNFSRAYLSHLVRSQEILGYTLLSIHNITELIRFTQRMRQAIIENRFVEEFGHYLTDQNPLTTSVNFH; from the coding sequence CTGAATAACTTCACTTTTAAATTAGAGTGCCAGTGCTGCCACACTGATGCAAGAGTTGGGCAATTCCACACCCCACATGGAGTGGTGAGTACACCAAGGTTTATGCCCGTTGGCACTTTGGCAAACGTAAAAACCGTCACCCCTGCTCAGCTTAAAGACTGCAAAGCAGAGATGGTCTTAGCCAATACCTATCACCTCCATCTACAACCAGGTGAAGATATTGTCGCGGAGGCTGGCGGCTTACATAAATTCATGAATTGGGATGGTCCTATCCTTACAGACTCAGGCGGATTTCAAGTATTTAGCCTCAGCGAAATTCGTTCCATTAGCGAGGAGGGTGTACAGTTCCGATCACCCCGCGATGGCAACATGATCAATCTCACCCCAGAGAAATCGATTCAAATCCAGAATCAACTGGGAGCAGACGTGATCATGGCATTTGACGAATGCGCTCCCTACCCTGCCACCTATGAAGCGGTTAAGCTTGCTGGCGAACGCACCACCCGTTGGCTAGAGCGCTGCATTAAGGCACACGATCGTAAGGATGTTCAAGCCCTATTCGGGATTGTTCAAGGTGGAGTCTATCTCGATTTGCGTCAGAAATCGGCGCGAGAACTGATTGAGTTTGACTTACCTGGCTATGCGATCGGTGGCGTGAGTGTTGGTGAACCACCCGAACTCATCGAAAAAATTGTGAAAGCGACCACCCCACTATTGCCAACCAATAAACCCCGTTACTTGATGGGTGTTGGCACATATAAGGAAATGGCACAGGCAGTTGCCGCAGGTATAGATTTATTTGATTGCGTCATTCCCACCCGACTAGCAAGGCATAATGTCGCTCTAGTGAGAGGCGATCGCTGGAATCTCAAAAATCAAAAATTTAAACGTGATTTTGAACAACTTGATCGAGATTGCCCTTGTTATACTTGCCAAAATTTCTCACGGGCATATCTCAGCCATTTAGTGCGATCGCAGGAAATTCTAGGATATACATTGCTATCTATTCATAACATTACGGAACTTATCAGATTTACCCAAAGAATGCGTCAAGCCATAATTGAAAATCGTTTTGTCGAAGAATTTGGTCATTATTTGACAGATCAGAATCCCCTAACAACTTCAGTTAATTTCCATTAA
- a CDS encoding Uma2 family endonuclease: MIVTTARKMTFEEYLTYDDGTDKLYEFNDGELVEVTPATGFHNDLMVFFAFFLQTEIKRFQYPYCVRVNSTEIFNGKRTRRPDVLVMTLDQRESLKSKPDILREACPLVIEIVSPTCRSVDTVEKREEYAQFGISEYWIVDFLLETFMVLNLVNGVYIEKVYRESDRIISNVFPEISLTMSQVLESV, translated from the coding sequence ATGATCGTCACCACTGCTAGAAAAATGACATTCGAGGAATATCTCACCTATGACGATGGTACTGACAAACTGTATGAATTTAATGATGGGGAGTTGGTTGAAGTGACTCCTGCGACTGGATTTCATAATGATTTGATGGTGTTTTTTGCATTTTTCTTGCAAACTGAAATCAAACGGTTTCAGTATCCTTACTGTGTTCGAGTCAATAGTACGGAAATATTCAATGGTAAAAGAACTCGTCGTCCTGATGTATTAGTGATGACGTTAGACCAGAGAGAAAGCTTAAAAAGTAAGCCAGATATCCTACGAGAAGCATGTCCATTGGTAATTGAAATTGTTAGCCCAACCTGTCGTTCTGTGGATACAGTCGAAAAACGCGAAGAATATGCTCAGTTTGGTATTTCTGAATATTGGATTGTTGATTTTTTGCTAGAAACCTTTATGGTTTTAAACTTGGTGAATGGAGTTTATATCGAGAAGGTTTATAGAGAAAGCGATCGCATTATCTCCAATGTTTTCCCAGAAATTTCTTTAACCATGAGCCAAGTGCTAGAAAGCGTTTAA